A single region of the Garra rufa chromosome 6, GarRuf1.0, whole genome shotgun sequence genome encodes:
- the LOC141336087 gene encoding protein NLRC3-like isoform X2 gives MDNKGSSERTASQRHNRESLKSDRSTPHPSKLSDEAVTSDPSRGRQKSSSPEPSCVSLKSDGSLTKPPPNFSNEPVTSDPRINEVSNLQFRPSAIRLTSTFTPVTPILDRNDQPVNDELQRVKDRLKTSMKNKYERLFEGLKLQENETLLNSIYTQLYIIEGEREGVNEEHEVLQMEKTARTQHSQDTPIYCNDIFTASSEPGYEEKDQIKTVLTKGIAGIGKTVSVQKFILDWVEGKANQDVDFMFVLPFRELNLIRDHQYSLHRLLLDFHPELQDLDSKIYEECKVVFIFDGLDESRLRLRFSSKKKVCDVTETSSVGVLMSNLMKGELLPSALIWITTRPAAANQIPSKYINRLTEIQGFNEPQKEEYFRKRISDQHQASRIISHIRRARSLHIMCHIPVFCWISSTVLQKILEEDLSAEIPQTLTEMYIHFLLIQINMRNQKYEERDPEKLLQSNREVIVKLAEVAFNQLMEGNVMFYEEDLIESGIDVTDASVYSGICTEIFKEESVIHQRKVYSFIHLSFQEFLAAFYEIYCYLTKNTETLAFFQYEFMFNKFQAYSLYDLLRSAVDKALNSENGQLDLFLRFLLGVSLESNQRLLQDLLTHTENRPESIRETTQYIKERIKDNDYLSAGQSINLFLCLLEVKDQTLSREIQEFVKSDKHSDEKLSPPHCSTISYMIQMSEEVLDELNPMKYNTSDEGRRRLIPAVINCRKALFAGCNLSAQCCESLSSALQSSNCVLRELDLSNNHLQDSGVKIISDGLKSPNCQLQILRFVGCNLSDQCCESLSSALQSSNCVLRELDLSNNHLQDSGVKIISDGLKSPNCQLQTLRFADCNLTAQCCESLSAALQSSNCVLRELDLSNNDLQNSGVKIISDGLKSPNCQLQILRLSGCMVTEEGCGYLSSALSSNPSHLRELDLSYNHPGESGVQLLKHKLEDPNYKLQKLNVDHGGEIMMTAGIRKYACDLTLDPNTANTQLVLSDDNRKITDVEDPQPYPGHPDRFDVDPQVLCVESLTGRCYWETEWSGYTAAISMSYKGISRKRGSEDCGFGSNDKSWSLFCSGHRFTVWHNKNSTYIPDISSSSNRIGVYVDVSIGSLSFYSVSDTHTLTHLHTFNTTFTEPLCAGFRVYYRSSVSLCDIKR, from the exons ATGGATAATAAAGGGAGCAGTGAGAGAACAGCATCTCAAAGACACAACAGAGAGTCTCTGAAGAGTGACAGATCAACTCCTCATCCTTCTAAACTCAGTGATGAAGCAGTGACCTCTGACCCCAG CAGGGGGAGGCAGAAATCTTCATCTCCtgaacccagctgtgtgtctcTGAAGAGTGATGGATCATTGACTAAACCCCCTCCTAATTTCAGTAATGAACCAGTGACCTCTGACCCCAG AATAAATGAAGTCTCCAACTTACAGTTTAGACCCTCTGCCATCCGTCTGACCAGTACATTCACTCCTGTTACACCGATCCTGGATAGAAATGATCAACCAGTGAATGATGAACTACAGAGAGTCAAAGACAGACTCAAAACCAGCATGAAGAACAAGTATGAGAGATTATTTGAGGGACTGAAACTCCAGGAGAATGAAACCCTCCTGAACAGCATCTACACACAGCTCTACAtcatagagggagagagagaaggagTGAATGAAGAACATGAGGTTTTACAGATGGAGAAAACAGCCAGAACACAACACTCACAAGACACTCCGATCtactgcaatgacatctttacAGCCTCATCTGAACCAGGATATGAGGAGAAAGACCAGATCAAGACTGTTCTTACTAAAGGCATCGCTGGAATCGGAAAAaccgtctctgtgcagaagttcattctggactgggtcgagggaaaagccaatcaggatgtagatttcatgtttgtgcttccatttcgagagctgaacttgatccgagatcatcagtacagtcttcacagacttctgctggactttcatcctgaacttcaagatctggactcaaagatttatgaggagtgtaaagttgtgttcatctttgatggtctggatgaaagcAGACTGAGACTGAGGTTTTCAAGCAAAAAGAAAGTTTGTGATGTGACTGAGACTTCATCAGTGGGTGTGTTGATGTCAAACCTCATGAAAGGAGaactgcttccctctgctctcatctggatcaccaccagaccagcagcagccaatcagatcccctccaaatacatcaaccgtctgacagaaattcagggattcaatgagcctcagaaggaggaatatttcaggaagagaatcagtgaccagcatcaagccagcagaatcatctcacacatcagaagagcaagaagcctccacatcatgtgccacatccccgtcttctgctggatctcatcCACTGTGCTTCAGAAGATCCTGGAAGAAGATCTGAGTGCAGAAATCCCTCAAACtctgactgaaatgtacatccacttcctgctgattcagatcaacatgaggaaccagaagtaTGAAGAGAGAGATCCAGAGAAACTCCTGCAGTCCAACAGAGAAGTGATTGTGAAACTTGCTGAAGTGGCTTTCAATCAGCTGATGGAGGGCAATGTGATgttctatgaggaggacctgaTTGAGAGCGGCATAGACGTCACTGATGCCTCAGTGTATTCTGGGATTTGCACTGAGATCTTTAAGGAGGAATCTGTGATTCATCAGAGGAAAGTCTACAGCTTCATTCATCTGAGCTTTCAGGAGTTTCTGGCTGCTTTCTATGAGATTTACTGCTATTTAACGAAGAACACAGAGACACTGGCATTCTTTCAGTATGAATTCATGTTTAACAAATTTCAGGCATACTCTCTGTATGATCTGCTAAGATCAGCAGTAGATAAAGCTCTTAATAGTGAGAATGGCCAGCTGGATCTGTTCCTGCGGTTTCTGCTGGGCGTCTCACTGGAGTCCAATCAGAGACTCTTACAGGATCTACTGACACACACAGAGAACAGACCAGAGAGCATCAGAGAAACCACACAGTACATTAAAGAGAGGATCAAAGATAATGATTATCTCTCAGCTGGtcaatccatcaatctgttcctctGTCTGCTGGAAGTGAAAGATCAGACTCTGTCCAGAGAGATTCAGGAGTTTGTGAAATCAGACAAACACTCAGATGAGAAACTCTCTCCTCCTCACTGCTCAACAATCTCCTACATGATTCAGATGTCAGAGGAGGTGCTGGATGAGCTGAACCCTATGAAATACAACACATCAGATGAGGGCAGAAGAAGACTGATACCAGCTGTGATCAACTGCAGAAAAGCTCT GTTTGCTGGCTGTAATCTCTCTGCTCAGTgttgtgagagtttgtcttcagctcttcAATCCTCAAACTgtgtcctgagagagctggatctgagtaacAATCACCTGCAGGACTCTGGTGTAAAGATtatttctgatggactgaagagtccaaactgtcagctgcagATACTGAG GTTTGTTGGCTGTAATCTCTCTGATCAGTgttgtgagagtttgtcttcagctcttcAATCCTCAAACTgtgtcctgagagagctggatctgagtaacAATCACCTGCAGGACTCTGGTGTAAAGATtatttctgatggactgaagagtccaaactgtcagctgcagACACTGAG GTTTGCTGACTGTAATCTCACTGCTCAGTGTTGTGAGAGTTTGTCTGCAGCTCTTCAATCCTCAAACTgtgtcctgagagagctggatctgagtaacaatgacctgcagaaCTCTGGTGTAAAGATtatttctgatggactgaagagtccaaactgtcagctgcagATACTGAG gttgtctggctgtatggtgacagaggaaggctgtggttatttgtcttcagctctgagttcaaacccctcacacctgagagagctggatctgagctacaatcacccaggagaATCAGGAGTACAGCTGCTCAAACACAAACTGGAGGATCCAAACTATAAACTGCAGAAACTCAA tgtggatcatggaggagagaTCATGATGACAGCAGGAATACGAAAGT atgcctgtgatctcactctggatccaaacacagcaaacactcaACTCGTTCTGTCTGATGACAACAGGAAGATCACAGATGTGGAAGATCCTCAGCCGTATCCTggtcatccagacagatttgatgtgGATCCTCAGGTTCTGTGTGTTGAGAGTCtgactggacgctgttactgggagactgAATGGAGCGGATATACTGCTGCTATATCAATGTCATATAAAGGAATCAGCAGGAAAAGAGGGAGTGAAGACTGTGGGTTTGGATCTAATGACAAATCCTGGAGTCTGTTCTGCTCTGGTCACAGATTCACTGTCTGGCACAATAAGAACAGCACTTATATACCTGACATCAGTTCATCCTCTAatagaataggagtgtatgtggacgtGTCGATCGgctctctgtccttctacagtgtctctgacacacacacactcacacacttacacacattcaaCACCACATTCACTGAACCACTCTGTGCTGGATTTAGGGTTTATTATCGTTCCTCAGTGTCTCTGTGTGATATTAAACGATAG
- the LOC141336087 gene encoding protein NLRC3-like isoform X3, producing the protein MDNKGSSERTASQRHNRESLKSDRSTPHPSKLSDEAVTSDPSRGRQKSSSPEPSCVSLKSDGSLTKPPPNFSNEPVTSDPSRINEVSNLQFRPSAIRLTSTFTPVTPILDRNDQPVNDELQRVKDRLKTSMKNKYERLFEGLKLQENETLLNSIYTQLYIIEGEREGVNEEHEVLQMEKTARTQHSQDTPIYCNDIFTASSEPGYEEKDQIKTVLTKGIAGIGKTVSVQKFILDWVEGKANQDVDFMFVLPFRELNLIRDHQYSLHRLLLDFHPELQDLDSKIYEECKVVFIFDGLDESRLRLRFSSKKKVCDVTETSSVGVLMSNLMKGELLPSALIWITTRPAAANQIPSKYINRLTEIQGFNEPQKEEYFRKRISDQHQASRIISHIRRARSLHIMCHIPVFCWISSTVLQKILEEDLSAEIPQTLTEMYIHFLLIQINMRNQKYEERDPEKLLQSNREVIVKLAEVAFNQLMEGNVMFYEEDLIESGIDVTDASVYSGICTEIFKEESVIHQRKVYSFIHLSFQEFLAAFYEIYCYLTKNTETLAFFQYEFMFNKFQAYSLYDLLRSAVDKALNSENGQLDLFLRFLLGVSLESNQRLLQDLLTHTENRPESIRETTQYIKERIKDNDYLSAGQSINLFLCLLEVKDQTLSREIQEFVKSDKHSDEKLSPPHCSTISYMIQMSEEVLDELNPMKYNTSDEGRRRLIPAVINCRKALFAGCNLSAQCCESLSSALQSSNCVLRELDLSNNHLQDSGVKIISDGLKSPNCQLQILRFADCNLTAQCCESLSAALQSSNCVLRELDLSNNDLQNSGVKIISDGLKSPNCQLQILRLSGCMVTEEGCGYLSSALSSNPSHLRELDLSYNHPGESGVQLLKHKLEDPNYKLQKLNVDHGGEIMMTAGIRKYACDLTLDPNTANTQLVLSDDNRKITDVEDPQPYPGHPDRFDVDPQVLCVESLTGRCYWETEWSGYTAAISMSYKGISRKRGSEDCGFGSNDKSWSLFCSGHRFTVWHNKNSTYIPDISSSSNRIGVYVDVSIGSLSFYSVSDTHTLTHLHTFNTTFTEPLCAGFRVYYRSSVSLCDIKR; encoded by the exons ATGGATAATAAAGGGAGCAGTGAGAGAACAGCATCTCAAAGACACAACAGAGAGTCTCTGAAGAGTGACAGATCAACTCCTCATCCTTCTAAACTCAGTGATGAAGCAGTGACCTCTGACCCCAG CAGGGGGAGGCAGAAATCTTCATCTCCtgaacccagctgtgtgtctcTGAAGAGTGATGGATCATTGACTAAACCCCCTCCTAATTTCAGTAATGAACCAGTGACCTCTGACCCCAG CAGAATAAATGAAGTCTCCAACTTACAGTTTAGACCCTCTGCCATCCGTCTGACCAGTACATTCACTCCTGTTACACCGATCCTGGATAGAAATGATCAACCAGTGAATGATGAACTACAGAGAGTCAAAGACAGACTCAAAACCAGCATGAAGAACAAGTATGAGAGATTATTTGAGGGACTGAAACTCCAGGAGAATGAAACCCTCCTGAACAGCATCTACACACAGCTCTACAtcatagagggagagagagaaggagTGAATGAAGAACATGAGGTTTTACAGATGGAGAAAACAGCCAGAACACAACACTCACAAGACACTCCGATCtactgcaatgacatctttacAGCCTCATCTGAACCAGGATATGAGGAGAAAGACCAGATCAAGACTGTTCTTACTAAAGGCATCGCTGGAATCGGAAAAaccgtctctgtgcagaagttcattctggactgggtcgagggaaaagccaatcaggatgtagatttcatgtttgtgcttccatttcgagagctgaacttgatccgagatcatcagtacagtcttcacagacttctgctggactttcatcctgaacttcaagatctggactcaaagatttatgaggagtgtaaagttgtgttcatctttgatggtctggatgaaagcAGACTGAGACTGAGGTTTTCAAGCAAAAAGAAAGTTTGTGATGTGACTGAGACTTCATCAGTGGGTGTGTTGATGTCAAACCTCATGAAAGGAGaactgcttccctctgctctcatctggatcaccaccagaccagcagcagccaatcagatcccctccaaatacatcaaccgtctgacagaaattcagggattcaatgagcctcagaaggaggaatatttcaggaagagaatcagtgaccagcatcaagccagcagaatcatctcacacatcagaagagcaagaagcctccacatcatgtgccacatccccgtcttctgctggatctcatcCACTGTGCTTCAGAAGATCCTGGAAGAAGATCTGAGTGCAGAAATCCCTCAAACtctgactgaaatgtacatccacttcctgctgattcagatcaacatgaggaaccagaagtaTGAAGAGAGAGATCCAGAGAAACTCCTGCAGTCCAACAGAGAAGTGATTGTGAAACTTGCTGAAGTGGCTTTCAATCAGCTGATGGAGGGCAATGTGATgttctatgaggaggacctgaTTGAGAGCGGCATAGACGTCACTGATGCCTCAGTGTATTCTGGGATTTGCACTGAGATCTTTAAGGAGGAATCTGTGATTCATCAGAGGAAAGTCTACAGCTTCATTCATCTGAGCTTTCAGGAGTTTCTGGCTGCTTTCTATGAGATTTACTGCTATTTAACGAAGAACACAGAGACACTGGCATTCTTTCAGTATGAATTCATGTTTAACAAATTTCAGGCATACTCTCTGTATGATCTGCTAAGATCAGCAGTAGATAAAGCTCTTAATAGTGAGAATGGCCAGCTGGATCTGTTCCTGCGGTTTCTGCTGGGCGTCTCACTGGAGTCCAATCAGAGACTCTTACAGGATCTACTGACACACACAGAGAACAGACCAGAGAGCATCAGAGAAACCACACAGTACATTAAAGAGAGGATCAAAGATAATGATTATCTCTCAGCTGGtcaatccatcaatctgttcctctGTCTGCTGGAAGTGAAAGATCAGACTCTGTCCAGAGAGATTCAGGAGTTTGTGAAATCAGACAAACACTCAGATGAGAAACTCTCTCCTCCTCACTGCTCAACAATCTCCTACATGATTCAGATGTCAGAGGAGGTGCTGGATGAGCTGAACCCTATGAAATACAACACATCAGATGAGGGCAGAAGAAGACTGATACCAGCTGTGATCAACTGCAGAAAAGCTCT GTTTGCTGGCTGTAATCTCTCTGCTCAGTgttgtgagagtttgtcttcagctcttcAATCCTCAAACTgtgtcctgagagagctggatctgagtaacAATCACCTGCAGGACTCTGGTGTAAAGATtatttctgatggactgaagagtccaaactgtcagctgcagATACTGAG GTTTGCTGACTGTAATCTCACTGCTCAGTGTTGTGAGAGTTTGTCTGCAGCTCTTCAATCCTCAAACTgtgtcctgagagagctggatctgagtaacaatgacctgcagaaCTCTGGTGTAAAGATtatttctgatggactgaagagtccaaactgtcagctgcagATACTGAG gttgtctggctgtatggtgacagaggaaggctgtggttatttgtcttcagctctgagttcaaacccctcacacctgagagagctggatctgagctacaatcacccaggagaATCAGGAGTACAGCTGCTCAAACACAAACTGGAGGATCCAAACTATAAACTGCAGAAACTCAA tgtggatcatggaggagagaTCATGATGACAGCAGGAATACGAAAGT atgcctgtgatctcactctggatccaaacacagcaaacactcaACTCGTTCTGTCTGATGACAACAGGAAGATCACAGATGTGGAAGATCCTCAGCCGTATCCTggtcatccagacagatttgatgtgGATCCTCAGGTTCTGTGTGTTGAGAGTCtgactggacgctgttactgggagactgAATGGAGCGGATATACTGCTGCTATATCAATGTCATATAAAGGAATCAGCAGGAAAAGAGGGAGTGAAGACTGTGGGTTTGGATCTAATGACAAATCCTGGAGTCTGTTCTGCTCTGGTCACAGATTCACTGTCTGGCACAATAAGAACAGCACTTATATACCTGACATCAGTTCATCCTCTAatagaataggagtgtatgtggacgtGTCGATCGgctctctgtccttctacagtgtctctgacacacacacactcacacacttacacacattcaaCACCACATTCACTGAACCACTCTGTGCTGGATTTAGGGTTTATTATCGTTCCTCAGTGTCTCTGTGTGATATTAAACGATAG
- the LOC141336087 gene encoding protein NLRC3-like isoform X1, with translation MDNKGSSERTASQRHNRESLKSDRSTPHPSKLSDEAVTSDPSRGRQKSSSPEPSCVSLKSDGSLTKPPPNFSNEPVTSDPSRINEVSNLQFRPSAIRLTSTFTPVTPILDRNDQPVNDELQRVKDRLKTSMKNKYERLFEGLKLQENETLLNSIYTQLYIIEGEREGVNEEHEVLQMEKTARTQHSQDTPIYCNDIFTASSEPGYEEKDQIKTVLTKGIAGIGKTVSVQKFILDWVEGKANQDVDFMFVLPFRELNLIRDHQYSLHRLLLDFHPELQDLDSKIYEECKVVFIFDGLDESRLRLRFSSKKKVCDVTETSSVGVLMSNLMKGELLPSALIWITTRPAAANQIPSKYINRLTEIQGFNEPQKEEYFRKRISDQHQASRIISHIRRARSLHIMCHIPVFCWISSTVLQKILEEDLSAEIPQTLTEMYIHFLLIQINMRNQKYEERDPEKLLQSNREVIVKLAEVAFNQLMEGNVMFYEEDLIESGIDVTDASVYSGICTEIFKEESVIHQRKVYSFIHLSFQEFLAAFYEIYCYLTKNTETLAFFQYEFMFNKFQAYSLYDLLRSAVDKALNSENGQLDLFLRFLLGVSLESNQRLLQDLLTHTENRPESIRETTQYIKERIKDNDYLSAGQSINLFLCLLEVKDQTLSREIQEFVKSDKHSDEKLSPPHCSTISYMIQMSEEVLDELNPMKYNTSDEGRRRLIPAVINCRKALFAGCNLSAQCCESLSSALQSSNCVLRELDLSNNHLQDSGVKIISDGLKSPNCQLQILRFVGCNLSDQCCESLSSALQSSNCVLRELDLSNNHLQDSGVKIISDGLKSPNCQLQTLRFADCNLTAQCCESLSAALQSSNCVLRELDLSNNDLQNSGVKIISDGLKSPNCQLQILRLSGCMVTEEGCGYLSSALSSNPSHLRELDLSYNHPGESGVQLLKHKLEDPNYKLQKLNVDHGGEIMMTAGIRKYACDLTLDPNTANTQLVLSDDNRKITDVEDPQPYPGHPDRFDVDPQVLCVESLTGRCYWETEWSGYTAAISMSYKGISRKRGSEDCGFGSNDKSWSLFCSGHRFTVWHNKNSTYIPDISSSSNRIGVYVDVSIGSLSFYSVSDTHTLTHLHTFNTTFTEPLCAGFRVYYRSSVSLCDIKR, from the exons ATGGATAATAAAGGGAGCAGTGAGAGAACAGCATCTCAAAGACACAACAGAGAGTCTCTGAAGAGTGACAGATCAACTCCTCATCCTTCTAAACTCAGTGATGAAGCAGTGACCTCTGACCCCAG CAGGGGGAGGCAGAAATCTTCATCTCCtgaacccagctgtgtgtctcTGAAGAGTGATGGATCATTGACTAAACCCCCTCCTAATTTCAGTAATGAACCAGTGACCTCTGACCCCAG CAGAATAAATGAAGTCTCCAACTTACAGTTTAGACCCTCTGCCATCCGTCTGACCAGTACATTCACTCCTGTTACACCGATCCTGGATAGAAATGATCAACCAGTGAATGATGAACTACAGAGAGTCAAAGACAGACTCAAAACCAGCATGAAGAACAAGTATGAGAGATTATTTGAGGGACTGAAACTCCAGGAGAATGAAACCCTCCTGAACAGCATCTACACACAGCTCTACAtcatagagggagagagagaaggagTGAATGAAGAACATGAGGTTTTACAGATGGAGAAAACAGCCAGAACACAACACTCACAAGACACTCCGATCtactgcaatgacatctttacAGCCTCATCTGAACCAGGATATGAGGAGAAAGACCAGATCAAGACTGTTCTTACTAAAGGCATCGCTGGAATCGGAAAAaccgtctctgtgcagaagttcattctggactgggtcgagggaaaagccaatcaggatgtagatttcatgtttgtgcttccatttcgagagctgaacttgatccgagatcatcagtacagtcttcacagacttctgctggactttcatcctgaacttcaagatctggactcaaagatttatgaggagtgtaaagttgtgttcatctttgatggtctggatgaaagcAGACTGAGACTGAGGTTTTCAAGCAAAAAGAAAGTTTGTGATGTGACTGAGACTTCATCAGTGGGTGTGTTGATGTCAAACCTCATGAAAGGAGaactgcttccctctgctctcatctggatcaccaccagaccagcagcagccaatcagatcccctccaaatacatcaaccgtctgacagaaattcagggattcaatgagcctcagaaggaggaatatttcaggaagagaatcagtgaccagcatcaagccagcagaatcatctcacacatcagaagagcaagaagcctccacatcatgtgccacatccccgtcttctgctggatctcatcCACTGTGCTTCAGAAGATCCTGGAAGAAGATCTGAGTGCAGAAATCCCTCAAACtctgactgaaatgtacatccacttcctgctgattcagatcaacatgaggaaccagaagtaTGAAGAGAGAGATCCAGAGAAACTCCTGCAGTCCAACAGAGAAGTGATTGTGAAACTTGCTGAAGTGGCTTTCAATCAGCTGATGGAGGGCAATGTGATgttctatgaggaggacctgaTTGAGAGCGGCATAGACGTCACTGATGCCTCAGTGTATTCTGGGATTTGCACTGAGATCTTTAAGGAGGAATCTGTGATTCATCAGAGGAAAGTCTACAGCTTCATTCATCTGAGCTTTCAGGAGTTTCTGGCTGCTTTCTATGAGATTTACTGCTATTTAACGAAGAACACAGAGACACTGGCATTCTTTCAGTATGAATTCATGTTTAACAAATTTCAGGCATACTCTCTGTATGATCTGCTAAGATCAGCAGTAGATAAAGCTCTTAATAGTGAGAATGGCCAGCTGGATCTGTTCCTGCGGTTTCTGCTGGGCGTCTCACTGGAGTCCAATCAGAGACTCTTACAGGATCTACTGACACACACAGAGAACAGACCAGAGAGCATCAGAGAAACCACACAGTACATTAAAGAGAGGATCAAAGATAATGATTATCTCTCAGCTGGtcaatccatcaatctgttcctctGTCTGCTGGAAGTGAAAGATCAGACTCTGTCCAGAGAGATTCAGGAGTTTGTGAAATCAGACAAACACTCAGATGAGAAACTCTCTCCTCCTCACTGCTCAACAATCTCCTACATGATTCAGATGTCAGAGGAGGTGCTGGATGAGCTGAACCCTATGAAATACAACACATCAGATGAGGGCAGAAGAAGACTGATACCAGCTGTGATCAACTGCAGAAAAGCTCT GTTTGCTGGCTGTAATCTCTCTGCTCAGTgttgtgagagtttgtcttcagctcttcAATCCTCAAACTgtgtcctgagagagctggatctgagtaacAATCACCTGCAGGACTCTGGTGTAAAGATtatttctgatggactgaagagtccaaactgtcagctgcagATACTGAG GTTTGTTGGCTGTAATCTCTCTGATCAGTgttgtgagagtttgtcttcagctcttcAATCCTCAAACTgtgtcctgagagagctggatctgagtaacAATCACCTGCAGGACTCTGGTGTAAAGATtatttctgatggactgaagagtccaaactgtcagctgcagACACTGAG GTTTGCTGACTGTAATCTCACTGCTCAGTGTTGTGAGAGTTTGTCTGCAGCTCTTCAATCCTCAAACTgtgtcctgagagagctggatctgagtaacaatgacctgcagaaCTCTGGTGTAAAGATtatttctgatggactgaagagtccaaactgtcagctgcagATACTGAG gttgtctggctgtatggtgacagaggaaggctgtggttatttgtcttcagctctgagttcaaacccctcacacctgagagagctggatctgagctacaatcacccaggagaATCAGGAGTACAGCTGCTCAAACACAAACTGGAGGATCCAAACTATAAACTGCAGAAACTCAA tgtggatcatggaggagagaTCATGATGACAGCAGGAATACGAAAGT atgcctgtgatctcactctggatccaaacacagcaaacactcaACTCGTTCTGTCTGATGACAACAGGAAGATCACAGATGTGGAAGATCCTCAGCCGTATCCTggtcatccagacagatttgatgtgGATCCTCAGGTTCTGTGTGTTGAGAGTCtgactggacgctgttactgggagactgAATGGAGCGGATATACTGCTGCTATATCAATGTCATATAAAGGAATCAGCAGGAAAAGAGGGAGTGAAGACTGTGGGTTTGGATCTAATGACAAATCCTGGAGTCTGTTCTGCTCTGGTCACAGATTCACTGTCTGGCACAATAAGAACAGCACTTATATACCTGACATCAGTTCATCCTCTAatagaataggagtgtatgtggacgtGTCGATCGgctctctgtccttctacagtgtctctgacacacacacactcacacacttacacacattcaaCACCACATTCACTGAACCACTCTGTGCTGGATTTAGGGTTTATTATCGTTCCTCAGTGTCTCTGTGTGATATTAAACGATAG